In Archocentrus centrarchus isolate MPI-CPG fArcCen1 chromosome 21, fArcCen1, whole genome shotgun sequence, the following are encoded in one genomic region:
- the LOC115800757 gene encoding transcription factor 7-like 1-B, whose protein sequence is MDRAMVNCTAEDATFNLLGQTPTLFQWPVNCVPTVAAAAPIIHPAAPSNLYNNVLNLPNYVVEYLRPMGELNGVLVSDFASFAPPLRTPAPKKRKRDGHQDEDRPYVKKPPNAFMLFLREQRENVKAELKINGSAAVNAAVAERWKSLSKDQQDKYYEQANEEKMLHSQQHPGWSTKDNYGKKRMRIRGTPCSRASAPKPAQEPEQAKWPSVNVPAYGTFHLPQVNHVLPTAHTNPPASTSYSPYVYPCIGPATPVDSPPSTVVITEPIATFTGDTAEDLLSALEHLDPLLPAPLPQEPVFLHSDPGSGPATPVDSPPSTVAPTEPMTTFVGDTAEDLLSAFDHLDAFLLAPLPEEPVFLHSDPCLGPAPPVDSPTSTLLASPVLTIKPMSAFFCDPEEDLLALLK, encoded by the exons ATGGACAGAGCAATGGTTAACTGTACTGCAGAGGATGCAACATTTAACCTTTTGGGGCAAACACCCACACTGTTTCAGTGGCCTGTAAATTGTGTCCccacagtagcagcagcagcacccatcattcatcctgctgctccttcaaACCTA tatAACAATGTGCTCAATCTCCCGAATTACGTGGTGGAGTACCTCCGTCCTATGGGAGAACT GAACGGAGTCTTGGTGTCTGACTTTGCGTCCTTTGCTCCTCCGCTCCGCACACCCGCTCCAAA AAAGAGGAAGCGTGATGGCCACCAGGATGAGGACAGGCCGTACGTTAAAAAGCCCCCGAACGCCTTCATGCTCTTTTTGAGGGAGCAGAGGGAAAACGTGAAGGCAGAATTGAAAATAAACGGGAGTGCGGCTGTGAATGCAGCCGTGGCAGAGAGG TGGAAGTCCCTGTCAAAGGACCAACAGGACAAATACTATGAGCAGGCCAATGAGGAGAAAATGCTCCATAGCCAACAACATCCAGGCTGGTCTACTAAAGACAATTAT ggcAAAAAGAGGATGAGAATTCGGGGCACGCCCTGCAGCAGAG catcTGCACCTAAACCTGCGCAGGAACCTGAACAGGCCAAGTGGCCAAGTGTGAACGTGCCTGCGTATGGCACGTTCCACTTGCCGCAAGTAAATCACGTCCTCCCTACAGCTCATACAAACCCCCCTGCATCTACATCATACTCTCCTTATGTTTACCCCTGCATTGGTCCTGCTACTCCTGTGGATTCCCCTCCATCCACAGTTGTAATAACTGAACCAATCGCCACCTTCACTGGCGACACTGCTGAAGACCTCTTATCAGCACTTGAACACCTCGATCCCCTTCTTCCTGCTCCACTGCCTCAGGAGCCTGTCTTCCTTCACTCAGACCCTGGCTCGGGTCCTGCTACTCCTGTGGATTCCCCTCCATCCACAGTTGCACCAACTGAACCCATGACCACGTTTGTCGGTGACACTGCTGAAGACCTGTTATCAGCGTTTGACCACCTCGATGCCTTTCTTCTTGCTCCACTGCCTGAGGAGCCGGTCTTCCTTCACTCAGACCCCTGCTTGGGTCCTGCTCCTCCTGTGGATTCCCCTACATCCACCCTGCTGGCCTCTCCAGTCTTAACAATCAAACCCATGTCTGCCTTCTTCTGCGACCCTGAAGAAGACCTCTTGGCACTGCTGAAATAG